A region from the Desulfobulbaceae bacterium genome encodes:
- a CDS encoding HAMP domain-containing protein: MIGRKSIRQRLTSVFVFLALAPLVLVGLLLTWQVYEIQKNEAIKLQDEIVRRVINEISHLSAEVGDDFEALAQITGLVEKNREEQGAILAHIQALTFWQNKNVFSEISLLDANGQERAKESLSKVYMGSELLNRSTEEVFLIPLQQKKRFFGPVMKDKTSGANLIEAGVPLVDKWTGDVSVVLAMTIQLDKLFSPVHNDGISGQIDIFITDKRGVVVSHKDPSISLAEKLITVPVQGEIVTGFDGFRSVRSARFFELGSQGFYLVCDYHLYDAFHGVLKSLLIVGVFIVTFLGLSIATAYKTVSPIVKKIEELSGVAKAIAAGDLERKAVESGDDEMSILGHAMNAMTSQLVADIKRRRQAENALREARNQLELKVASRTEELSKLNMQLYEKIEEKEMAESALIRAHEELEFRVETRTKELAFVNRTLISEIAEKKRLAEEHDVLQMKALTQNKLATLGEVATGVAHEMNQPLSYIKIIFEAAERDLKLGTIDHNVLLGECQESLKQLRRISTIIDHLRTFGRAEALSMSEVNLADVWRDTLIIFGERIRRRNINLVEDFEEDTLVSGNAVKLEQLFINLLHNSLDAMKADKSGEIQIHVKRENEMVAVAFFDTGVGMSEEVLAKIFEPFYTTKAVGQGTGLGLSISYGIVQEHNGTIECQSQEGQGAVFTMRFPCYVEEHGGEGEV, encoded by the coding sequence ATGATTGGCCGAAAAAGTATACGTCAACGCCTGACCTCAGTATTTGTCTTTCTGGCACTTGCCCCTCTTGTGCTTGTGGGTCTTCTTCTGACTTGGCAGGTTTATGAAATTCAGAAAAATGAGGCGATCAAACTACAGGATGAAATTGTCAGGCGAGTAATTAACGAAATATCGCATCTTTCTGCGGAGGTCGGGGATGATTTTGAGGCTTTAGCGCAAATTACCGGACTTGTGGAGAAAAATAGAGAGGAGCAAGGTGCGATTCTGGCTCATATTCAGGCCTTAACTTTCTGGCAAAATAAAAATGTCTTCAGCGAAATAAGTTTACTTGATGCTAACGGCCAGGAACGGGCAAAAGAGTCATTGAGCAAAGTTTATATGGGCTCAGAACTGCTTAATCGGAGCACTGAAGAGGTTTTTTTAATCCCCTTACAGCAAAAGAAACGATTTTTTGGGCCTGTTATGAAAGACAAAACTTCAGGCGCAAACTTAATTGAAGCCGGGGTTCCTCTTGTTGATAAATGGACCGGAGACGTCAGTGTTGTCCTTGCTATGACTATCCAGTTGGACAAGCTTTTCAGCCCGGTGCATAATGACGGAATATCAGGCCAGATTGATATATTTATAACTGACAAGCGTGGGGTGGTTGTTTCTCATAAAGACCCATCAATTTCTCTTGCCGAAAAGCTGATCACTGTCCCTGTACAGGGAGAAATTGTTACAGGTTTTGATGGCTTCAGATCCGTACGTTCAGCAAGATTTTTTGAACTTGGTTCTCAGGGGTTCTATCTGGTCTGTGACTATCATTTGTACGATGCCTTTCATGGTGTGCTTAAAAGCTTGCTTATCGTTGGAGTTTTCATTGTGACCTTTCTTGGTCTCAGTATTGCTACTGCCTATAAAACGGTAAGTCCTATCGTGAAGAAAATCGAGGAACTTAGCGGGGTGGCAAAGGCTATTGCTGCTGGAGACCTGGAAAGAAAAGCCGTTGAGTCTGGTGATGACGAGATGTCAATTTTAGGGCACGCTATGAATGCAATGACGAGTCAGCTTGTGGCTGATATCAAAAGGAGGCGCCAGGCAGAAAACGCCCTTCGTGAAGCCCGGAACCAATTGGAGTTGAAAGTAGCCTCTCGAACGGAAGAGTTATCAAAGCTAAATATGCAACTCTATGAGAAAATTGAGGAGAAGGAGATGGCTGAAAGCGCCCTTATTCGAGCCCACGAAGAGCTTGAGTTTCGGGTGGAAACTCGGACCAAGGAACTCGCTTTTGTCAATCGTACTTTGATCTCGGAAATTGCCGAAAAGAAACGGTTGGCAGAAGAACACGATGTTTTACAGATGAAGGCCTTAACTCAAAATAAATTAGCGACTCTGGGTGAGGTTGCAACTGGTGTCGCCCATGAAATGAATCAGCCGCTTTCCTACATTAAGATAATTTTTGAAGCTGCCGAAAGAGACCTGAAACTGGGTACCATCGACCATAATGTCTTGTTGGGGGAGTGCCAGGAGTCATTGAAGCAGTTGCGGAGAATCAGTACGATTATTGATCATCTTCGGACCTTTGGGCGGGCTGAGGCTCTGTCAATGTCGGAGGTGAATTTAGCGGATGTCTGGAGGGACACCCTCATTATATTTGGTGAACGTATCCGCCGTAGAAATATCAATCTGGTTGAGGATTTTGAGGAAGATACCTTGGTTTCAGGCAATGCTGTAAAGCTTGAGCAACTTTTTATTAATCTCCTGCATAACTCATTAGACGCCATGAAAGCGGATAAAAGCGGTGAGATACAGATACATGTGAAAAGAGAAAATGAGATGGTTGCGGTTGCTTTTTTCGATACCGGGGTTGGGATGAGTGAAGAGGTTCTGGCTAAGATATTCGAGCCATTTTATACAACGAAGGCGGTGGGGCAGGGCACAGGTCTGGGCTTGTCAATTTCCTATGGTATTGTTCAGGAACATAATGGCACCATCGAGTGCCAGTCACAAGAAGGGCAAGGGGCGGTCTTTACCATGCGCTTTCCCTGTTATGTTGAAGAACATGGAGGAGAGGGAGAGGTCTAA
- a CDS encoding WYL domain-containing protein → MIQKDKTQLLRLIFIDKKIREGMRFGNYANCSSMAFEYEVSSKSIMRDIDYLKNQCDAPIAYDPRKKGYFYTEETYQMPAINISTSDLFAIAIAQKVLQQHENTPIYTKLTNVFKRIEDSLPDKVSIHPGWIDNRISIIQHQKTTIHTQIWSTIAEALQQNRTISMRYQKPQAAAPQNRQVDPYHLVNYQGEWYLIGHCHSRKKILTFAVSRIEHAATTTKTFAPPSDFDYSNYSASRFGIFSGTGSFQIEIYFDKKHAPYIRERQWHPSQEIQPNDDGSIVLSMTTSHLFDVQQWILSWGSGAKVLKPEILRKEIREELEKSLEQYAD, encoded by the coding sequence ATGATCCAAAAAGACAAAACTCAACTGTTGCGACTGATATTCATCGATAAAAAAATCCGAGAAGGCATGCGTTTTGGCAACTACGCAAACTGTAGTTCAATGGCCTTCGAGTATGAAGTCAGCAGCAAAAGCATTATGCGCGACATTGATTACCTGAAAAATCAATGTGACGCCCCGATTGCATACGACCCCCGGAAAAAAGGGTACTTCTATACTGAAGAGACCTACCAGATGCCTGCCATAAATATCAGCACCAGTGATCTCTTTGCCATCGCCATCGCCCAAAAAGTATTGCAACAACACGAGAACACTCCAATTTACACAAAACTCACCAATGTCTTCAAACGCATTGAGGATTCTCTGCCGGACAAGGTTTCTATTCATCCAGGCTGGATAGACAACCGGATCTCGATCATTCAGCATCAGAAAACTACCATCCACACCCAGATCTGGTCCACGATCGCTGAGGCCCTTCAGCAGAACAGGACCATATCCATGCGCTACCAGAAACCCCAGGCAGCAGCACCACAGAACCGTCAAGTTGACCCGTACCACCTGGTCAACTACCAGGGTGAATGGTACCTGATTGGCCACTGCCACAGCCGCAAAAAAATCCTCACCTTCGCAGTATCACGAATTGAACATGCCGCCACAACCACCAAAACCTTCGCCCCACCTTCAGACTTTGATTATAGCAACTATTCGGCATCTCGTTTTGGTATTTTTTCGGGCACAGGCAGTTTTCAGATCGAGATATATTTTGACAAAAAACATGCCCCCTACATCCGGGAGCGACAGTGGCATCCATCCCAGGAAATACAGCCTAACGATGATGGGAGTATTGTACTGTCAATGACAACCAGCCATCTTTTTGATGTACAGCAGTGGATTTTATCCTGGGGCAGCGGGGCAAAAGTACTGAAGCCCGAAATACTTCGAAAGGAGATCCGAGAGGAACTTGAGAAGAGCCTTGAGCAGTATGCTGATTAA
- a CDS encoding PAS domain S-box protein — MKLKSIIFFTILAIGTLPLLVLVSINLQNHINRHEESLQENIGKRSKLSSQAFSEKISKVATDLDRIAALRESQELFSQLNSETPVAPIALLNMEMVINQWYGENIEIEGLFFCTVNGTGKTTLERNPEESRQFISTTKTPEYLPVPSQKLSASGIFMHQESSHESNETKIIFYYSVLENGDAIGTIFLQAKISLLAAEDHVLWLNPAGNTTTPLSFQTTAPANQSSLTDISAYEYADALKHKFSDNRPFIWKTPEEHTISWLPIMSDNSPAPLIWAGIIIDKGTAQKWRRSLIINISIVLMATMFVIFCIANFIAFRIDHIKKNILQGLDKILKNDENVRFQWPGPQEITVLADELNILAQHYFQTRSASRLAEQQLRESENKFRKLTSSAQDAIIMMDNSGNIAYWNKSAERMFGYNEDQAMGQPVHELLSLTRIEQQTLSDSKDFSHTNAAAPSDILELFAKRIDGSDIPIELSLSATQIKKQWHAIWIVRDISERKQSEKEAELRRQQLVQADKMRSLGLLVSGVAHEINNPNSIAMLNAPMLTKAWQDVSPILEQYYRENGEFIVAGLDYSEMRLQIPQLFSELIDSGKRIKNIVKDLKDYARKDKPTAAELLDINKIIETAIRLTHNLVKKSTSAFHVELCPQCPQFYGNKQRLEQVIINLIQNSCEALTDSQQAIRVTSSFEKNSATIIISVDDEGVGMPKETITQLTDPFFTTKRNSGGTGLGLSVSAGIIKEHGGTLVFTSSPETGTTAEVRLPT, encoded by the coding sequence ATGAAACTAAAAAGCATCATATTCTTCACCATCCTTGCCATAGGTACCCTGCCCTTACTGGTTCTGGTTTCTATAAACTTACAAAACCACATTAATAGACACGAAGAGTCCCTTCAGGAAAACATCGGCAAACGTTCCAAGCTGAGCAGCCAGGCATTTTCTGAAAAAATTTCTAAAGTTGCAACAGACCTCGACCGCATAGCCGCCCTTCGCGAAAGCCAGGAACTTTTCAGTCAGCTAAACAGTGAAACCCCGGTCGCCCCTATAGCCCTTCTAAATATGGAAATGGTAATCAACCAGTGGTACGGTGAAAATATCGAGATAGAAGGCCTCTTCTTTTGCACCGTCAATGGTACCGGAAAAACTACTCTAGAGCGCAACCCAGAGGAAAGCAGACAGTTTATCAGCACTACAAAAACACCTGAGTATCTGCCAGTACCCTCACAGAAACTTTCAGCAAGCGGCATTTTCATGCACCAAGAAAGCTCTCATGAATCAAATGAGACAAAAATAATTTTTTATTATTCGGTGCTTGAAAATGGCGATGCAATTGGCACGATCTTTTTGCAAGCAAAGATATCGTTACTGGCCGCTGAAGACCATGTGCTCTGGCTGAACCCCGCCGGTAACACCACAACTCCTCTTTCGTTTCAAACCACAGCACCAGCTAACCAGAGTTCCCTCACAGACATCAGCGCCTACGAATATGCAGACGCCCTTAAGCACAAGTTTTCCGACAACAGACCCTTTATCTGGAAAACACCGGAGGAGCACACGATTTCATGGTTGCCAATCATGTCAGACAACTCACCGGCACCACTCATCTGGGCCGGCATCATCATCGACAAAGGAACCGCACAAAAATGGCGGCGATCGTTGATTATCAATATCTCCATTGTCCTTATGGCAACCATGTTTGTTATTTTCTGCATTGCCAATTTTATCGCTTTCAGGATTGACCATATCAAAAAAAACATCCTGCAGGGTCTCGACAAAATACTCAAGAATGATGAGAATGTCCGTTTTCAGTGGCCCGGGCCCCAGGAAATCACCGTCCTGGCCGACGAGTTAAATATCCTGGCTCAACACTACTTCCAAACGCGTTCGGCAAGTCGGTTGGCCGAACAACAGCTCCGGGAAAGCGAAAATAAGTTCCGGAAACTGACATCATCAGCACAAGATGCCATTATCATGATGGATAACAGCGGCAATATTGCCTACTGGAACAAGTCGGCAGAGCGCATGTTTGGCTATAATGAAGATCAGGCGATGGGGCAACCGGTACACGAACTCCTCTCATTAACCCGCATCGAGCAACAAACCCTCTCTGATTCAAAAGATTTTTCACACACAAATGCCGCTGCGCCATCTGACATTTTAGAACTTTTCGCAAAAAGAATCGACGGCAGCGACATCCCGATTGAACTGTCTCTTTCTGCCACCCAGATCAAGAAACAGTGGCACGCCATCTGGATTGTTCGCGATATTTCAGAACGAAAACAGAGCGAAAAAGAGGCTGAACTCCGCAGGCAGCAGCTTGTGCAGGCCGACAAGATGCGCTCCCTTGGGCTTCTGGTTTCAGGGGTGGCCCATGAGATAAACAACCCAAACAGTATCGCCATGCTCAATGCCCCCATGCTTACAAAGGCCTGGCAGGATGTCAGCCCGATCCTGGAGCAGTACTATCGAGAAAATGGTGAGTTTATTGTTGCTGGTTTAGACTACAGCGAAATGCGACTACAGATCCCACAACTTTTCAGCGAACTGATTGACAGCGGCAAAAGAATTAAAAACATTGTTAAAGACCTTAAAGACTACGCACGAAAGGACAAACCAACAGCCGCTGAACTGCTTGATATTAACAAAATCATCGAAACGGCGATTCGCCTTACCCATAATCTGGTAAAAAAGTCGACATCCGCCTTTCATGTCGAGTTATGCCCTCAATGTCCCCAATTTTATGGCAACAAACAACGCCTTGAACAGGTCATCATCAACCTGATCCAAAACTCCTGCGAGGCCCTTACCGATTCGCAGCAGGCAATACGGGTCACCTCTTCATTTGAAAAAAATTCTGCAACGATTATTATCTCCGTTGACGATGAAGGTGTCGGGATGCCGAAAGAGACCATCACACAGCTGACAGACCCTTTCTTCACTACGAAGCGAAACTCTGGTGGCACCGGTTTAGGTCTGTCAGTTTCAGCAGGAATTATTAAAGAGCATGGCGGCACACTTGTCTTTACTTCCTCACCAGAAACAGGTACTACAGCAGAAGTTCGTCTGCCAACGTAA
- a CDS encoding response regulator — MVQRKLKKDRQEIQHILFAESEHGLERSISLMLKMANYKVTVVTDCLEAYEKLVELEGVGELPELLIVDFGRNKANSERFVESLTQSRLSVPVIIIAEYGDEWMVAEGVLGKSGVFLAKPFEPQELMSAVEKLLSH, encoded by the coding sequence ATGGTTCAACGAAAATTGAAAAAAGATCGGCAGGAAATACAACATATTTTGTTTGCTGAAAGTGAACATGGACTGGAAAGATCCATATCGCTTATGCTGAAAATGGCAAACTACAAGGTGACAGTTGTTACTGATTGTCTTGAGGCCTATGAAAAATTAGTTGAACTCGAGGGGGTTGGGGAGTTGCCGGAATTGCTTATTGTTGATTTTGGGAGAAACAAGGCTAACAGTGAGCGTTTTGTTGAAAGTCTTACCCAATCGAGGCTGTCGGTGCCGGTAATCATAATAGCTGAATATGGCGACGAGTGGATGGTGGCAGAGGGAGTTCTAGGCAAGTCCGGTGTGTTCTTGGCAAAGCCATTTGAGCCACAGGAACTTATGTCAGCAGTTGAGAAATTATTAAGTCACTAA
- a CDS encoding rhodanese-like domain-containing protein, with protein MLQIHSRKIVAALVAMALFAGGPVLGSAVASEGTMAVEAKKEQNVFKGKIQGVSKKAKSIAIEVGKGESAKVMMVRFTDATVGMEFAVDGDAAIIAYEVVGKDKVATVIKPKLAELPEGVTEMHPEELMELVAMGPEKGKYLLVDSRPAPRFADGHIASSVSIPVEKMKKEGAALMPADKDIQLIFYCGGPT; from the coding sequence ATGTTACAAATTCACTCAAGGAAGATTGTTGCGGCATTGGTTGCAATGGCACTATTTGCCGGTGGTCCGGTGCTTGGCAGTGCGGTTGCGTCAGAAGGTACAATGGCTGTGGAGGCCAAGAAAGAGCAAAACGTCTTTAAAGGTAAGATACAAGGGGTTTCCAAGAAGGCAAAAAGTATTGCTATTGAAGTTGGCAAAGGTGAAAGCGCCAAGGTAATGATGGTTCGGTTTACTGATGCTACAGTGGGGATGGAGTTTGCCGTAGATGGTGATGCTGCAATTATCGCCTATGAAGTTGTTGGTAAGGATAAAGTCGCTACAGTGATCAAACCGAAATTGGCAGAACTGCCGGAAGGTGTTACTGAGATGCACCCGGAAGAGTTGATGGAGCTGGTTGCGATGGGCCCGGAAAAAGGTAAGTATTTGCTGGTCGATTCACGGCCTGCGCCTCGATTTGCGGATGGACATATAGCGAGTTCAGTCTCTATTCCAGTTGAGAAGATGAAGAAAGAAGGCGCGGCACTTATGCCTGCCGATAAGGATATTCAACTGATCTTCTATTGCGGAGGGCCTACCTGA
- a CDS encoding rhodanese produces the protein MSTTSAGLAKKLGYTNIKVMLKGVPGWKKAKNKVVASDAHIEKGNIILVDVRPAAEAAKGFIDRAVNIPFDELEDAKDDFPLKAPVVVYGDDAEKAYSMIAKWGLKTVALVDGGLEGYVSRGHALKSGEPDIDVSWERKLGEGEVTLDEFIKASEGKVAEAMILDVRTTDETAKGQYSNSVAIPLDELEGRIAELSKDKEYLIHCSTGARAEMAYAIMKKAGMKSRCLIADVECTAPGECSAD, from the coding sequence ATGAGTACAACTTCCGCCGGTCTGGCGAAGAAACTCGGTTATACCAATATCAAAGTAATGCTCAAAGGCGTTCCTGGCTGGAAAAAAGCTAAGAACAAGGTTGTGGCCAGTGATGCTCACATTGAAAAAGGCAATATTATCCTTGTTGATGTCCGTCCTGCTGCTGAGGCTGCAAAAGGATTTATCGATAGGGCTGTCAACATTCCTTTTGATGAGCTGGAAGATGCAAAAGATGATTTCCCTCTAAAGGCGCCGGTTGTGGTCTATGGTGATGATGCTGAGAAGGCCTATTCGATGATAGCAAAATGGGGCCTGAAAACTGTTGCACTGGTTGATGGTGGCCTTGAAGGGTACGTAAGCCGAGGGCATGCACTTAAATCAGGTGAACCAGATATTGATGTAAGCTGGGAGCGTAAACTTGGTGAGGGCGAGGTTACCTTAGATGAGTTTATTAAGGCATCGGAGGGTAAGGTTGCCGAGGCAATGATCCTGGACGTCCGAACCACTGACGAGACAGCCAAGGGCCAGTATTCCAACTCTGTCGCGATTCCTTTAGATGAGTTGGAGGGGCGAATCGCAGAACTTTCCAAGGATAAAGAGTACTTGATTCACTGTTCAACTGGGGCAAGGGCTGAAATGGCTTATGCTATCATGAAAAAAGCTGGGATGAAGTCACGATGTCTCATTGCCGATGTTGAATGCACTGCCCCGGGAGAGTGCTCGGCAGACTAA
- a CDS encoding lytic murein transglycosylase: MNKIIWLSIILLLSFCGLLHAQENDFAQWLTALKYEALQDGVSAETLDKAFEKVKPNELVLKLDRNQPEFKLTLETYLNRAVSTSRVLKGRAKLKENKEILDEVAKSYGVQPRFLIALWGVETDFSRVLGSFPVIESLVTLAYDPRRSSFFRKELLHALHVVDGGLATVKTLEGSWAGAFGGLQFLPSVYRIYAQDFNNNGQVDIWHEPGDLFATGANYLAKSGWRSDQTWGRQVLLPEAFNSKLLGFDTSKTISEWQALGVRRLNGTDLPDRDFPSSIIQPDKEDPRLFLVYNNFHTLLKWNRSNYYAVAVGLLSDMLR; this comes from the coding sequence ATGAATAAAATTATATGGTTGTCTATTATCTTGCTGCTTTCCTTCTGTGGGCTGCTACATGCGCAGGAGAACGATTTTGCTCAATGGTTGACAGCTCTTAAGTACGAGGCTCTTCAGGATGGTGTCTCGGCAGAGACCTTAGATAAAGCCTTTGAGAAAGTTAAACCCAATGAACTTGTTCTTAAACTTGACCGGAATCAACCGGAGTTCAAACTAACTCTTGAAACTTACTTAAACAGAGCGGTTTCTACTTCCAGGGTCTTGAAAGGGCGCGCCAAGCTTAAAGAAAATAAGGAAATTCTTGATGAAGTTGCCAAAAGCTACGGGGTTCAGCCCCGGTTTTTAATTGCACTTTGGGGTGTTGAAACCGATTTTAGCAGGGTGTTAGGCAGCTTTCCGGTAATTGAGTCTTTGGTAACTCTGGCCTATGATCCTAGGCGCAGTTCATTTTTCCGTAAAGAACTTCTGCACGCACTGCACGTGGTTGATGGAGGTCTTGCTACGGTTAAAACCCTTGAGGGTTCATGGGCAGGGGCATTTGGCGGGTTGCAGTTTTTGCCCTCAGTGTATCGAATTTACGCGCAGGATTTTAATAACAATGGCCAGGTTGATATATGGCATGAACCAGGAGATCTATTTGCCACAGGCGCCAATTATCTTGCCAAATCCGGTTGGCGTTCTGACCAGACTTGGGGAAGGCAGGTGCTTTTACCAGAAGCATTCAATTCAAAGCTCTTGGGTTTTGACACAAGTAAGACAATATCCGAGTGGCAAGCTTTGGGAGTTCGGCGTCTCAATGGCACAGATCTTCCTGACAGAGATTTCCCCTCTTCCATAATCCAGCCGGATAAAGAAGACCCACGCCTTTTTCTGGTCTACAATAATTTTCACACGCTCTTAAAGTGGAATCGGTCAAACTATTACGCCGTTGCAGTTGGTTTGTTGTCGGATATGTTGAGGTGA
- a CDS encoding YkgJ family cysteine cluster protein — MSSDNKKFPEGMVPLGKSKFAFRCYPEVPCYTDCCRKLELFLYPYDVIRLKNSLGINSEEFLNRYAGVVSGGNPLFPSVILRMLDNDEHTCPFLNDSGCAVYEDRPSACRTYPLERAVDRQSGGGRPEEFYFMTNHPYCKGHNEPTEWSVPEWLRDQHLLYYNMMDDLWADLDTLFRSNPWQNEGAAGPLQQMAFMACYNVDGFRKYAVEAKLFDQFKLSKAELKSFAEDDEALLRFGFKWLLYFLGNKPVLKARPRR, encoded by the coding sequence ATGAGTTCTGATAATAAAAAATTTCCTGAAGGGATGGTTCCTCTGGGGAAGTCTAAATTTGCTTTTCGCTGTTATCCCGAGGTTCCGTGCTATACTGATTGCTGTCGGAAGCTTGAACTTTTCCTGTATCCCTATGATGTTATCAGGCTGAAGAACTCTTTAGGTATCAACTCTGAAGAGTTTTTGAACAGGTATGCCGGAGTAGTCAGCGGCGGCAACCCACTCTTTCCGTCTGTGATTTTACGAATGCTTGACAACGACGAGCATACCTGCCCATTTTTGAACGATTCAGGATGTGCTGTCTACGAGGACCGTCCTTCGGCCTGTCGAACCTATCCTCTGGAAAGGGCTGTTGACCGGCAAAGCGGTGGTGGCCGACCTGAAGAGTTCTATTTTATGACCAATCACCCGTACTGCAAGGGGCATAATGAGCCGACAGAGTGGTCTGTCCCGGAGTGGTTGAGGGACCAGCATCTACTGTATTATAACATGATGGATGATCTGTGGGCTGACCTTGATACACTTTTTCGATCGAACCCCTGGCAGAATGAAGGTGCCGCCGGACCTCTGCAACAGATGGCCTTCATGGCCTGCTACAATGTCGATGGGTTCAGAAAATACGCCGTTGAGGCTAAGCTGTTTGACCAGTTTAAGTTAAGTAAAGCCGAGCTCAAAAGTTTTGCTGAGGATGATGAAGCCCTTTTGCGGTTTGGTTTTAAATGGCTGCTCTACTTTCTTGGCAATAAGCCTGTCTTGAAGGCCCGGCCAAGACGCTAG
- a CDS encoding RNA polymerase factor sigma-32, with amino-acid sequence MQNMEVTATEAYNSKPSFPANYNGVNHYLKEISCHRLLSTEETEALALRVYNYDDDYAGSQLVIANLRLVVKVVMDFQKYWMNNFLDLIQEGNVGLTKAVKKFDPHRGVKFSSYAAYWIRAYILKSIMDNWRLVRIGTTQAQRKLFYRLNKEKKLLESQGISPDSALLAERLDVKEKEIVEMERRLDNYDLSLESPVGPNSELDQKSFLPSESPGVEEIVADSEFIEWLHKEIGILEKTLSLREQVILAERLLSHEPRTLNDIAEQFGISRERVRQVEIGLLEKIKDIVKEEVVLH; translated from the coding sequence ATGCAAAACATGGAAGTTACTGCCACTGAGGCATACAATTCAAAGCCGTCATTTCCCGCAAATTATAATGGGGTCAATCACTACCTCAAGGAGATCAGCTGCCATCGTCTCTTGAGCACTGAGGAGACCGAAGCGCTGGCCTTACGTGTTTATAATTACGATGATGATTATGCTGGCTCGCAGCTGGTTATTGCCAATTTACGGCTGGTCGTGAAAGTTGTTATGGACTTTCAAAAATACTGGATGAACAATTTTTTAGACCTTATTCAGGAAGGTAACGTTGGCTTGACTAAGGCTGTGAAAAAGTTTGATCCACACCGGGGGGTAAAATTCTCTTCGTATGCCGCTTACTGGATTCGTGCCTACATTCTGAAATCTATAATGGACAATTGGCGTTTAGTGAGAATTGGCACAACTCAAGCGCAGCGGAAACTGTTTTACCGGCTGAACAAAGAAAAGAAACTTCTGGAGTCCCAGGGTATCAGCCCGGATTCGGCGCTATTAGCTGAAAGGCTTGATGTTAAAGAAAAAGAGATTGTCGAAATGGAGAGGCGTCTTGATAATTACGACCTTTCACTGGAGTCTCCTGTTGGCCCCAATTCGGAGCTGGATCAGAAAAGCTTTCTGCCGAGCGAAAGTCCCGGGGTTGAAGAGATTGTTGCGGATAGTGAGTTTATTGAGTGGCTTCATAAGGAAATTGGAATTTTGGAGAAGACCCTCAGTCTAAGGGAACAAGTAATTCTCGCTGAACGTTTGCTGAGCCATGAGCCCCGTACCTTAAATGACATTGCTGAGCAGTTTGGCATTTCGCGGGAGAGGGTGCGACAGGTAGAAATTGGCCTCTTGGAGAAAATTAAAGATATTGTAAAGGAAGAGGTTGTTCTTCACTGA